AGGCGACGGACACGCTTGCTGTACATAATCGGCATTATAAGCTCTCCTTGTCCAAAATAATTTTCGCAATCTGGTCGGCAGCATCGGGCATTCCGAGGCCCTTCGCTGCGGCAGCCATTTTCGCAAGTTTGGATTCATCGAACAAAAGCCCCTCGACCTTGTTCCACAAGTCGTTCGGCTCGGAATCCAGTTCCACGAGGCACGCACCCGCCTTCTCGACCACACGGGCATTGAATTCCTGGTGGTTCGCTGTCGCATGCGGGTAAGGCAGCAAAATGGAAGGCTTGCCGAAGGCGAGAATCTCGGCCAACGCCGATGCTCCCGCACGGCTGATAATCAAATCGGCATGCTTCATGTACGCATAAATATTGTCGAGGAATCCGCGAACAGCCACGTTGGGCAAAATGCCCAGACGGCGATTGATGTCGTCGACGTTCTTCACGCCCACCTGCCATACAACGGATACATCGCCATTTGCTGTAATCTTCTCGATGCTTTCTTCAATCTTCGTGTTGATGCCCACAGCACCCTGGGAACCACCCACGATGAACACGGCCTTCTTCCCTTCGCGGAATTCCACGGGACGCGGCAAGTCGTTCTCGTTGGGCAGTTCACGGACCGGGTTGCCGAGGATGCGCGTCTTTTCGATGGGGAATCCCTTCGCCGCCTCTTCGGAAGTCACAAAGATTGTCTTGGCGTAACGGGCACCCACCTTGTTCGCAATGCCCGCAACGGCGTTCTGTTCTTGCAAATACACAGGCAGGCCGAGGCTACCGGCAGCGAGCACGATGGGGAGCGACACGTAGCCACCCGTCGCCACGACGACATCCGGTTTTACCTT
The DNA window shown above is from uncultured Fibrobacter sp. and carries:
- the murG gene encoding undecaprenyldiphospho-muramoylpentapeptide beta-N-acetylglucosaminyltransferase translates to MKKFLFVCGGTGGHIFPAVAIAESLKKMGVEDIVFAGRKDSMEERLVSKNWPYEFITAVPLHRGPFLKNLTLPFNLSKSLVRAKSVIKKVKPDVVVATGGYVSLPIVLAAGSLGLPVYLQEQNAVAGIANKVGARYAKTIFVTSEEAAKGFPIEKTRILGNPVRELPNENDLPRPVEFREGKKAVFIVGGSQGAVGINTKIEESIEKITANGDVSVVWQVGVKNVDDINRRLGILPNVAVRGFLDNIYAYMKHADLIISRAGASALAEILAFGKPSILLPYPHATANHQEFNARVVEKAGACLVELDSEPNDLWNKVEGLLFDESKLAKMAAAAKGLGMPDAADQIAKIILDKESL